In Silene latifolia isolate original U9 population chromosome 3, ASM4854445v1, whole genome shotgun sequence, a single window of DNA contains:
- the LOC141649038 gene encoding uncharacterized protein LOC141649038 — protein MEMKEKVLQSGHFLFDNKPMIVKEWTKDLELSKADVKSVPAWIRMHNLPIKFWGKGLPKIANLFGEYVKSDQATEERTRFGFARVMVELVVDQHLLNFVSFKDKKGSVVKVEVEYEWRYVTCSKCHGMGHEGAQYKRGDQKKKGRVVTKKVWRPIAKKAYEELVVVPAPDEVVQVAHSPGRASLRSSNLLKSPVKQLSILNRRGDETGGYSNEEFGANPYKEVQGPWAIAGDFNCVLAASKRFEGATSAAEKEPFRRCIEDCEVVDIAAIGSLYTWNNKQRPEERIYSRIDRFLVNKDWCDHFPDKYAHFLPEGLFDHSSCLVRSANSVQGKRNFKYLNMWGSSKEFLPTVRQSWDRSIEGTLVYKLATNLKKLKASLLQLNREAFSDIDMTTGILQKEVQELQKQLEITLLISSCCRRNMRPLRNLKSRVWLGTVFSIKRQRVFGLRRVTQTVLTFTILSSRGEIRIE, from the exons ATGGAGATGAAGGAGAAAGTGTTACAATCAGGACATTTCCTTTTTGATAACAAACCTATGATTGTTAAAGAGTGGACAAAGGATTTGGAATTATCGAAAGCAGATGTTAAGTCTGTTCCAGCATGGATAAGAATGCACAACCTGCCGATCAAATTCTGGGGTAAGGGTTTGCCAAAAATTGCCAATTTGTTTGGAGAGTATGTCAAGAGTGATCAAGCAACAGAGGAGAGGACGAGATTTGGGTTTGCAAGAGTGATGGTGGAGTTGGTGGTGGACCAGCATCTTTTAAACTTTGTATCCTTCAAAGATAAAAAAGGAAGTGTGGTTAAAGTGGAAGTAGAATATGAATGGCGGTATGTCACTTGCTCCAAATGCCATGGGATGGGTCATGAAGGGGCACAGTACAAACGTGGAGATCAAAAAAAGAAGGGACGTGTGGTAACTAAAAAAGTATGGAGGCCTATAGCTAAGAAAGCTTATGAGGAGTTGGTGGTGGTTCCAGCTCCTGATGAAGTTGTGCAGGTTGCTCATTCACCTGGTAGGGCTTCCCTTAGGAGTTCTAACCTTCTAAAATCCCCGGTAAAGCAATTGTCTATCTTGAATAGGAGAGGTGATGAGACTGGTGGCTATAGCAATGAGGAATTTGGAGCAAATCCATACAAGGAA GTTCAAGGGCCATGGGCCATTGCTGGTGACTTTAATTGTGTTCTGGCTGCTAGTAAGAGGTTTGAAGGAGCTACATCAGCAGCAGAGAAGGAACCTTTCAGGAGGTGTATTGAGGATTGTGAGGTGGTGGATATAGCTGCAATAGGATCTTTATATACCTGGAATAATAAGCAAAGACCTGAGGAGAGAATTTATAGCAGGATTGATAGATTTCTTGTCAACAAGGACTGGTGTGATCACTTTCCTGATAAGTATGCTCATTTCTTACCTGAGGGCTTGTTTGATCACTCTTCATGCTTGGTTAGAAGTGCTAATAGTGTGCAGGGTAAAAGAAACTTCAAATACTTAAACATGTGGGGAAGTTCCAAGGAGTTTCTACCTACTGTTAGACAATCCTGGGACAGGAGCATTGAGGGCACTCTTGTTTACAAATTAGCCACTAATTTAAAGAAGCTAAAGGCTAGCTTGCTCCAACTGAACAGAGAGGCTTTTAGTGATATAGATATGACAACTGGCATACTACAGAAGGAAGTTCAGGAGCTACAAAAACAATTGGAAATTACCCTGCTAATCAGCAGCTGCTGCAGAAGGAATATGAGGCCTCTCAGGAACTTAAAATCAAGAGTTTGGCTAGGGACAGTTTTCTCTATCAAAAGGCAAAGAGTGTTTGGATTAAGGAGGGTGACTCAAACAGTGCTTACTTTCACAATACTATCAAGCAGAGGAGAAATAAGAATAGAGTGA